In Solanum stenotomum isolate F172 chromosome 6, ASM1918654v1, whole genome shotgun sequence, one DNA window encodes the following:
- the LOC125866603 gene encoding uncharacterized protein LOC125866603 produces the protein MESWKDLSGKVVMVTGASSGIGREICLDLAKAGCSIIASARLFDRLKSLCDAINSEGQQCAFALELDITADGFTVEAVVQRAWDAFGRIDALINNAGLRDSVSSALELSEEEWEHTFKTNLRGVWLVSKYVCRRMRDAKQGGGSVINISSVSGLNRVLIPGGLAYASSKMALDMLTRMMALELGVYKIRVNSIAPGIFKSEITERLIHKERFHNFVFRTFPLRDLGTTDPAITSVVRYLIHSSSEYVSGNIFIVDSGGSSTGVPIFSSL, from the exons atggagtcatGGAAAGACCTGAGTGGAAAAGTAGTGATGGTGACAGGGGCATCATCAGGAATCGGGCGAGAGATCTGTCTCGACTTGGCAAAAGCTGGTTGCAGCATCATTGCTTCTGCTCGTCTTTTTGACAGACTGAAATCTCTCTGTGATGCGATTAATTCAGAGGGCCAGCAGTGTGCATTTGCCCTAGAACTTGACATAACAGCTGATGGTTTTACTGTTGAGGCTGTTGTACAAAGAGCCTGGGATGCCTTTGGACGTATCGATGCCTTGATTAACAATGCCGGCCTTAGAG ataGTGTGAGCTCTGCACTAGAATTGTCCGAGGAGGAATGGGAACATACCTTTAAGACAAATCTCAGAGGGGTATGGTTGGTGTCTAAATATGTTTGTAGACGCATGCGCGATGCTAAACAGGGCGGAGGATCAGTTATTAATATCTCTTCAGTTTCTGGTCTGAATCGGGTACTAATACCTGGGGGTCTTGCCTACGCTTCTTCAAAGATGGCTCTTGACATGCTCACTAGG ATGATGGCACTTGAATTGGGAGTATACAAAATAAGAGTGAACTCAATAGCACCAGGAATTTTCAAATCTGAGATAACAGAGAGACTTATTCATAAGGAACGGTTCCATAATTTTGTTTTCAGAACCTTTCCTTTGAGAGATCTTGGAACGACAGATCCAGCTATAACATCAGTTGTCAGGTATTTAATCCATTCTTCTTCAGAGTATGTATCCGGCAATATTTTCATTGTTGATAGCGGAGGGAGCTCAACAGGTGTCCCAATTTTCTCATCACTCTAG
- the LOC125866580 gene encoding cytochrome P450 71AU50-like isoform X2 — translation MVSIWQVLAVIVAVLYPVQALLNIFMKKKKKLPPGPKGFPIIGNLHMVLGKNLHQALHHIAKKHGPIMSMQFGLVPVIIASSPHAAELFLKNHDIAFASRPYNAAGQYIAYDHRDIVFGKYGPHWRNMRKLCTIKLLTNIKINSFRSMRKQELGIFVNSLKQAASNHIEVDLSAKLASLSANMSCLMVLGKKYMEEEFDERGFKNIMEETVGIAASPNIGEFFPFLSVFDLQGFIARLKELAKIFDDFFEKVIDEHVQSKDQKKAKDIIDTMMTIMQSGEAEFKFDRRHVKAVLLDLLIASTDTISTAIDWIFSELLRHPKVMKKLQNELEQAVGINRMVEESDLEKLEYLDMVIKEGLRLHPPSPLLTPHESIEDCIVDGFDIPKGSRLFVNVWAIGRDLEAWPEPEKFMPERFIDSNIDLRGRDFQLLPFGSGRRSCPGLQLGLTTVRLVLAQFVHCFDWELPNVFLLLLGLRHISIQLL, via the exons ATGGTTTCTATTTGGCAAGTTCTTGCAGTGATAGTTGCAGTGCTATACCCTGTTCAAGCATTGCTCAACATattcatgaaaaagaaaaagaaacttcCTCCAGGTCCTAAAGGGTTTCCAATTATAGGAAATCTCCATATGGTATTAGGCAAAAATCTCCATCAAGCTCTTCATCATATAGCAAAAAAACATGGTCCCATAATGAGTATGCAATTTGGTCTTGTTCCTGTAATCATTGCCTCATCTCCTCATGCGGCTGAACTATTCttaaaaaatcatgatattGCTTTTGCTAGTAGACCATATAATGCAGCTGGTCAATACATTGCATATGATCACAGAGATATAGTTTTCGGAAAATATGGACCTCATTGGAGAAATATGCGAAAATTGTGCACGATAAAATTGCTTACTAACATCAAGATCAATTCATTTCGATCTATGAGAAAACAAGAGCTTGGAATATTTGTGAATTCTCTCAAACAAGCAGCTTCTAATCATATTGAGGTTGATCTTAGTGCTAAACTTGCCTCTCTAAGCGCGAATATGTCGTGTTTAATGGTACTTGGGAAGAAGTATATGGAAGAGGAGTTTGATGAAAGgggttttaaaaatataatggaAGAGACTGTAGGTATAGCAGCATCACCAAATATTGGTGAGTTTTTTCCTTTCCTTAGTGTGTTTGATTTGCAGGGATTTATTGCTCGCCTGAAGGAATTGGCAAagatttttgatgatttttttgagaaagttattgATGAGCATGTTCAATCCAAGGACCAAAAGAAGGCTAAGGATATTATTGATACTATGATGACTATTATGCAATCTGGAGAAGCTGAATTCAAATTTGATCGTCGCCATGTCAAAGCTGTCTTGCTG GACTTGCTAATAGCTTCAACAGACACTATATCAACTGCAATTGACTGGATTTTTTCTGAACTTTTAAGACACCCTAAGGTTATGAAGAAACTACAAAATGAGTTGGAACAAGCAGTTGGCATAAATAGAATGGTGGAAGAGTCAGACTTGGAAAAGCTAGAGTACTTAGACATGGTTATAAAAGAAGGACTTAGGCTGCACCCCCCTTCACCACTATTGACACCTCATGAATCAATTGAAGATTGCATAGTTGATGGTTTTGATATACCTAAAGGTTCAAGACTTTTTGTAAATGTTTGGGCAATTGGAAGAGATCTAGAAGCTTGGCCTGAGCCCGAGAAGTTCATGCCAGAAAGGTTCATTGATAGCAACATTGATCTTCGTGGGCGTGACTTTCAACTTTTACCATTTGGCTCAGGCAGAAGAAGTTGCCCTGGATTACAACTAGGGCTCACCACCGTTCGCCTAGTGCTAGCACAATTTGTGCATTGCTTTGATTGGGAGCTACCAAATG TATTTCTTCTGTTGCTTGGTTTACGTCACATCAGTATCCAACTTTTGTAA
- the LOC125866580 gene encoding cytochrome P450 71AU50-like isoform X1 — protein sequence MAPFYRVLAVIVAVLYPVQALLNIFMKKKKKLPPGPKGFPIIGNLHMVLGKNLHQALHHIAKKHGPIMSMQFGLVPVIIASSPHAAELFLKNHDIAFASRPYNAAGQYIAYDHRDIVFGKYGPHWRNMRKLCTIKLLTNIKINSFRSMRKQELGIFVNSLKQAASNHIEVDLSAKLASLSANMSCLMVLGKKYMEEEFDERGFKNIMEETVGIAASPNIGEFFPFLSVFDLQGFIARLKELAKIFDDFFEKVIDEHVQSKDQKKAKDIIDTMMTIMQSGEAEFKFDRRHVKAVLLDLLIASTDTISTAIDWIFSELLRHPKVMKKLQNELEQAVGINRMVEESDLEKLEYLDMVIKEGLRLHPPSPLLTPHESIEDCIVDGFDIPKGSRLFVNVWAIGRDLEAWPEPEKFMPERFIDSNIDLRGRDFQLLPFGSGRRSCPGLQLGLTTVRLVLAQFVHCFDWELPNGMMPNHIDMTEKFGLVTPRAQHLMAIPTYRLNV from the exons ATGGCTCCATTTTACCGAG TTCTTGCAGTGATAGTTGCAGTGCTATACCCTGTTCAAGCATTGCTCAACATattcatgaaaaagaaaaagaaacttcCTCCAGGTCCTAAAGGGTTTCCAATTATAGGAAATCTCCATATGGTATTAGGCAAAAATCTCCATCAAGCTCTTCATCATATAGCAAAAAAACATGGTCCCATAATGAGTATGCAATTTGGTCTTGTTCCTGTAATCATTGCCTCATCTCCTCATGCGGCTGAACTATTCttaaaaaatcatgatattGCTTTTGCTAGTAGACCATATAATGCAGCTGGTCAATACATTGCATATGATCACAGAGATATAGTTTTCGGAAAATATGGACCTCATTGGAGAAATATGCGAAAATTGTGCACGATAAAATTGCTTACTAACATCAAGATCAATTCATTTCGATCTATGAGAAAACAAGAGCTTGGAATATTTGTGAATTCTCTCAAACAAGCAGCTTCTAATCATATTGAGGTTGATCTTAGTGCTAAACTTGCCTCTCTAAGCGCGAATATGTCGTGTTTAATGGTACTTGGGAAGAAGTATATGGAAGAGGAGTTTGATGAAAGgggttttaaaaatataatggaAGAGACTGTAGGTATAGCAGCATCACCAAATATTGGTGAGTTTTTTCCTTTCCTTAGTGTGTTTGATTTGCAGGGATTTATTGCTCGCCTGAAGGAATTGGCAAagatttttgatgatttttttgagaaagttattgATGAGCATGTTCAATCCAAGGACCAAAAGAAGGCTAAGGATATTATTGATACTATGATGACTATTATGCAATCTGGAGAAGCTGAATTCAAATTTGATCGTCGCCATGTCAAAGCTGTCTTGCTG GACTTGCTAATAGCTTCAACAGACACTATATCAACTGCAATTGACTGGATTTTTTCTGAACTTTTAAGACACCCTAAGGTTATGAAGAAACTACAAAATGAGTTGGAACAAGCAGTTGGCATAAATAGAATGGTGGAAGAGTCAGACTTGGAAAAGCTAGAGTACTTAGACATGGTTATAAAAGAAGGACTTAGGCTGCACCCCCCTTCACCACTATTGACACCTCATGAATCAATTGAAGATTGCATAGTTGATGGTTTTGATATACCTAAAGGTTCAAGACTTTTTGTAAATGTTTGGGCAATTGGAAGAGATCTAGAAGCTTGGCCTGAGCCCGAGAAGTTCATGCCAGAAAGGTTCATTGATAGCAACATTGATCTTCGTGGGCGTGACTTTCAACTTTTACCATTTGGCTCAGGCAGAAGAAGTTGCCCTGGATTACAACTAGGGCTCACCACCGTTCGCCTAGTGCTAGCACAATTTGTGCATTGCTTTGATTGGGAGCTACCAAATGGTATGATGCCAAACCATATAGACATGACTGAGAAATTCGGCTTAGTGACACCTCGAGCTCAACATCTAATGGCTATTCCTACTTATAGATTGAATGTATAG
- the LOC125866581 gene encoding cytochrome P450 71AU50-like isoform X2 — translation MAPFYRAAQYIAYDHRDIVFGKYGPHWRNMRKLCKMKLLSNIKINSFRSMRKQELGIFVNFLKQAASNRVEVDLSADLASLNVDMSCLMVFGKKYMEEEFDERGFKNIFYEVSFLVASPNIAEFFPFLSVFDLQGFIARMKDLAKIFDEFFEKVIDEHVQSKVQNQAKDMVDTMMTIMQSGEAEFKIDRRDVKAVLLDLLLASTDNVSIAIDWILSELLRHPKVMKKLQNELEQAVGINRMVEESDLEKLEYLDMVIKEGLRLHPPSPLLTPHESIEDCIVDGFDIPKGSRLFVNVWAIGRDPEAWPDPEKFMPERFVDSNIDLRGHDFQLLPFGSGRRSCPGLQLGLTIVRLVLAQLVHCFDWELPNVFLLLLGLRHISIQLL, via the exons ATGGCTCCATTTTACCGAG CTGCTCAATACATTGCATATGATCACAGAGATATAGTTTTCGGAAAATATGGACCTCATTGGAGAAATATGCGAAAATTGTGCAAGATGAAATTGCTTAGTAACATCAAGATCAATTCATTTCGATCTATGAGAAAACAAGAGCTTGGAATATTTGTGAATTTTCTTAAACAAGCAGCTTCTAATCGTGTTGAGGTTGATCTTAGTGCTGACCTTGCCTCTCTAAACGTGGATATGTCATGTTTAATGGTATTTGGCAAGAAGTATATGGAAGAGGAGTTTGATGAAAGgggttttaaaaatattttttatgaggTTTCATTTTTAGTGGCATCACCAAATATTGCTGAGTTCTTTCCTTTCCTTAGTGTGTTTGATTTGCAGGGATTTATTGCTCGTATGAAGGACTTGGCAaagatttttgatgaattttttgagaaagttattgATGAGCATGTTCAATCCAAGGTGCAGAATCAAGCTAAGGATATGGTTGATACTATGATGACTATTATGCAATCTGGAGAAGCTGAATTCAAGATTGACCGTCGCGATGTCAAAGCTGTCTTGCTG GACTTGCTATTAGCTTCAACAGACAATGTATCAATCGCAATTGACTGGATTCTTTCTGAACTTTTAAGACACCCTAAGGTTATGAAGAAACTACAAAATGAGTTGGAACAAGCAGTTGGCATAAATAGAATGGTGGAAGAGTCAGACTTGGAAAAGCTAGAGTACTTAGACATGGTTATAAAAGAAGGACTTAGGCTGCACCCCCCTTCACCACTATTGACACCTCATGAATCAATTGAAGATTGCATAGTTGATGGTTTTGATATACCTAAAGGTTCAAGACTTTTTGTAAATGTGTGGGCGATTGGAAGAGATCCAGAAGCTTGGCCTGACCCCGAGAAGTTCATGCCAGAAAGGTTCGTTGATAGCAACATTGATCTTCGTGGGCATGACTTTCAACTTTTACCATTCGGCTCTGGCAGAAGAAGTTGCCCTGGATTACAACTAGGGCTCACTATCGTTCGCCTAGTGTTAGCACAGTTGGTTCATTGCTTTGATTGGGAGCTACCGAATG TGTTTCTTCTGTTGCTTGGTTTACGTCACATCAGTATCCAACTTTTGTAA
- the LOC125866581 gene encoding cytochrome P450 71AU50-like isoform X1, with protein MVSIWQVLAVIVAVLYPVQALLNIFMKKKKKLPPGPKGFPIIGNLHMVLGKTLHQALHHIAKKHGPIMSMQFGLVPVIVASSPHAAELFLKIHDIAFANRPYNAAAQYIAYDHRDIVFGKYGPHWRNMRKLCKMKLLSNIKINSFRSMRKQELGIFVNFLKQAASNRVEVDLSADLASLNVDMSCLMVFGKKYMEEEFDERGFKNIFYEVSFLVASPNIAEFFPFLSVFDLQGFIARMKDLAKIFDEFFEKVIDEHVQSKVQNQAKDMVDTMMTIMQSGEAEFKIDRRDVKAVLLDLLLASTDNVSIAIDWILSELLRHPKVMKKLQNELEQAVGINRMVEESDLEKLEYLDMVIKEGLRLHPPSPLLTPHESIEDCIVDGFDIPKGSRLFVNVWAIGRDPEAWPDPEKFMPERFVDSNIDLRGHDFQLLPFGSGRRSCPGLQLGLTIVRLVLAQLVHCFDWELPNGMMPNHIDMTEKFGLVTPRAQHLMAIPTYRLNV; from the exons ATGGTTTCTATTTGGCAAGTTCTTGCAGTGATAGTTGCAGTGCTATACCCTGTTCAAGCATTGCTTAACATattcatgaaaaagaaaaagaaacttcCTCCAGGTCCTAAAGGGTTTCCAATTATAGGAAATCTCCATATGGTATTAGGCAAAACTCTCCATCAAGCTCTTCATCATATAGCAAAAAAACATGGTCCCATAATGAGTATGCAATTTGGTCTTGTTCCTGTAATCGTTGCTTCATCTCCTCATGCGGCTGAACTATTCTTAAAAATACATGATATTGCTTTTGCTAATAGACCATATAATGCAGCTGCTCAATACATTGCATATGATCACAGAGATATAGTTTTCGGAAAATATGGACCTCATTGGAGAAATATGCGAAAATTGTGCAAGATGAAATTGCTTAGTAACATCAAGATCAATTCATTTCGATCTATGAGAAAACAAGAGCTTGGAATATTTGTGAATTTTCTTAAACAAGCAGCTTCTAATCGTGTTGAGGTTGATCTTAGTGCTGACCTTGCCTCTCTAAACGTGGATATGTCATGTTTAATGGTATTTGGCAAGAAGTATATGGAAGAGGAGTTTGATGAAAGgggttttaaaaatattttttatgaggTTTCATTTTTAGTGGCATCACCAAATATTGCTGAGTTCTTTCCTTTCCTTAGTGTGTTTGATTTGCAGGGATTTATTGCTCGTATGAAGGACTTGGCAaagatttttgatgaattttttgagaaagttattgATGAGCATGTTCAATCCAAGGTGCAGAATCAAGCTAAGGATATGGTTGATACTATGATGACTATTATGCAATCTGGAGAAGCTGAATTCAAGATTGACCGTCGCGATGTCAAAGCTGTCTTGCTG GACTTGCTATTAGCTTCAACAGACAATGTATCAATCGCAATTGACTGGATTCTTTCTGAACTTTTAAGACACCCTAAGGTTATGAAGAAACTACAAAATGAGTTGGAACAAGCAGTTGGCATAAATAGAATGGTGGAAGAGTCAGACTTGGAAAAGCTAGAGTACTTAGACATGGTTATAAAAGAAGGACTTAGGCTGCACCCCCCTTCACCACTATTGACACCTCATGAATCAATTGAAGATTGCATAGTTGATGGTTTTGATATACCTAAAGGTTCAAGACTTTTTGTAAATGTGTGGGCGATTGGAAGAGATCCAGAAGCTTGGCCTGACCCCGAGAAGTTCATGCCAGAAAGGTTCGTTGATAGCAACATTGATCTTCGTGGGCATGACTTTCAACTTTTACCATTCGGCTCTGGCAGAAGAAGTTGCCCTGGATTACAACTAGGGCTCACTATCGTTCGCCTAGTGTTAGCACAGTTGGTTCATTGCTTTGATTGGGAGCTACCGAATGGTATGATGCCAAACCATATAGACATGACTGAGAAATTCGGCTTAGTGACACCTCGAGCTCAACATCTAATGGCTATTCCTACTTATAGATTGAATGTATAG
- the LOC125866579 gene encoding very-long-chain aldehyde decarbonylase GL1-4-like isoform X2: MASKPGILTEWPWANLGNFKYLVLVPFVGHSIYSFLREGDIGYIAILPFLLFRFIHNQIWISLSRHRTAKGNNRIVDRSIEFDQVDRENSWDDQIIFNGLLYYIGYLRMEQVHHLPLWRTDGLIITALIHIGPVEFIYYWFHRALHHHFLYSRYHSHHHSSIVTQPNSAFIHPFAEVASYYTIFAVPVIATEFTGTTSVASITLYVIFTDFMNNLGHCNFEVIPKWMFSLFPPLKYLIYTPSYHSLHHTQFRTNYSLFMPIYDYIFGTMDKSSDTLYEKSLEKNAEVPDVVHLTHLTTLQSIYHLRLGFSSLASKPHMTSSKWYLWLMWPVTLWSIVITWIYSHTFVIERNLFKDLKLQTWAIPKFRKQYFIQWQRKSINNLIKEAIMEADQKGVKVLSLGLLNQAKKLNNNGEIYIRKHPELKVKVVDGSSLVVAVVLNSIPKGTSQVVLQARRLSKVANAIALALCQRGIQVVTLDEEEYKGLKARFTPEAAANLVLSKSTCVSKTWLVDDGLSEDEQLKAPKGTLFIPYSPFPPKKVREDCFYFSTPAMICPKHLQNVDSCENWLPRRVMSASRIAGILHASEGWNEHECGDMMFDVDKVWKASLVHGFSPFTMSSAIEAKI, from the exons ATGGCTTCTAAACCTGGAATTCTCACAGAATGGCCATGGGCAAACCTTGGTAACTTTAag TACTTGGTGTTGGTACCATTTGTTGGTCATAGCATATATTCATTCTTGAGAGAGGGAGATATTGGATACATAGCCATACTTCCATTTCTACTCTTCAGATTTATTCACAACCAGATATGGATATCGTTATCGCGCCACAGGACTGCTAAGGGTAATAATCGAATTGTTGATAGAAGCATTGAGTTTGATCAAGTTGACAGAGAAAACAGCTG GGATGATCAAATCATATTTAATGGGCTATTATACTATATTGGATACCTGAGGATGGAACAAGTTCATCACTTGCCTCTATGGCGAACTGATGGGTTGATTATAACTGCATTGATCCATATTGGTCCTGTTGAGTTTATCTATTATTGGTTTCATAGAGCTCTGCATCACCATTTTCTCTATTCGCGTTATCATTCTCATCACCACTCCTCTATTGTTACTCAACCTAACAGTG CATTTATTCATCCGTTTGCTGAGGTTGCATCATATTATACCATCTTTGCTGTTCCTGTAATTGCAACGGAATTCACTGGGACTACTTCTGTAGCTTCAATTACTCTTTATGTTATCTTTACTGATTTCATGAACAACTTGGGCCATTGTAACTTTGAGGTTATTCCAAAGTGGATGTTCTCTCTGTTTCCACCTCTCAAGTACTTGATATATACGCCCTC GTACCACTCACTACATCACACTCAATTCAGAACAAATTATTCTCTTTTCATGCCAATATATGACTATATTTTTGGTACAATGGACAAGTCGAGTGACACATTGTATGAAAAGTCACTTGAGAAAAATGCTGAAGTGCCTGATGTTGTTCACCTTACACATCTAACAACCCTACAATCCATCTATCATCTCCGTCTAGGATTTTCATCTTTGGCCTCGAAGCCTCACATGACTAGCTCTAAGTGGTATTTGTGGTTAATGTGGCCTGTCACACTATGGTCAATAGTGATTACATGGATTTATAGTCACACGTTTGTTATCGAGAGGAATTTGTTTAAGGATCTCAAATTACAAACTTGGGCTATTCCAAAGTTTCGCAAACaa taCTTTATTCAATGGCAAAGAAAGAGTATTAATAATTTGATCAAAGAAGCCATCATGGAAGCAGATCAGAAAGGCGTAAAGGTTTTGAGCCTCGGACTCTTAAATCAGGCAA AGAAGTTGAATAACAATGGTGAAATTTACATAAGGAAGCATCCTGAGCTGAAAGTTAAAGTGGTAGATGGAAGTAGCCTAGTTGTTGCTGTGGTTCTCAACTCCATTCCTAAAGGAACTTCCCAAGTGGTACTACAAGCTCGTCGTTTGTCCAAAGTTGCTAACGCTATTGCCCTTGCCTTGTGTCAACGAGGAATTCAG GTTGTCACGTTAGACGAAGAAGAGTACAAGGGACTTAAAGCAAGGTTTACCCCCGAGGCTGCAGCTAATTTGGTCTTGTCGAAAAGTACTTGTGTTTCAAAG ACATGGCTAGTAGATGATGGATTGAGTGAAGATGAGCAATTGAAAGCACCGAAAGGAACATTATTTATTCCTTATTCACCATTTCCACCAAAGAAAGTTCGCGAGGATTGCTTCTACTTCAGCACACCAGCCATGATTTGTCCAAAACATCTTCAAAATGTAGACTCTTGTGAG AACTGGCTGCCAAGAAGAGTGATGAGTGCATCGAGAATAGCTGGAATTTTGCACGCGTCTGAAGGTTGGAACGAGCACGAGTGTGGTGACATGATGTTTGATGTTGACAAAGTATGGAAAGCTAGTCTTGTTCATGGTTTTTCACCATTTACCATGTCTTCTGCTATTGAAGCCAAGATCTAG
- the LOC125866579 gene encoding very-long-chain aldehyde decarbonylase GL1-4-like isoform X1 yields the protein MASKPGILTEWPWANLGNFKYLVLVPFVGHSIYSFLREGDIGYIAILPFLLFRFIHNQIWISLSRHRTAKGNNRIVDRSIEFDQVDRENSWDDQIIFNGLLYYIGYLRMEQVHHLPLWRTDGLIITALIHIGPVEFIYYWFHRALHHHFLYSRYHSHHHSSIVTQPNSAFIHPFAEVASYYTIFAVPVIATEFTGTTSVASITLYVIFTDFMNNLGHCNFEVIPKWMFSLFPPLKYLIYTPSYHSLHHTQFRTNYSLFMPIYDYIFGTMDKSSDTLYEKSLEKNAEVPDVVHLTHLTTLQSIYHLRLGFSSLASKPHMTSSKWYLWLMWPVTLWSIVITWIYSHTFVIERNLFKDLKLQTWAIPKFRKQYFIQWQRKSINNLIKEAIMEADQKGVKVLSLGLLNQEEKLNNNGEIYIRKHPELKVKVVDGSSLVVAVVLNSIPKGTSQVVLQARRLSKVANAIALALCQRGIQVVTLDEEEYKGLKARFTPEAAANLVLSKSTCVSKTWLVDDGLSEDEQLKAPKGTLFIPYSPFPPKKVREDCFYFSTPAMICPKHLQNVDSCENWLPRRVMSASRIAGILHASEGWNEHECGDMMFDVDKVWKASLVHGFSPFTMSSAIEAKI from the exons ATGGCTTCTAAACCTGGAATTCTCACAGAATGGCCATGGGCAAACCTTGGTAACTTTAag TACTTGGTGTTGGTACCATTTGTTGGTCATAGCATATATTCATTCTTGAGAGAGGGAGATATTGGATACATAGCCATACTTCCATTTCTACTCTTCAGATTTATTCACAACCAGATATGGATATCGTTATCGCGCCACAGGACTGCTAAGGGTAATAATCGAATTGTTGATAGAAGCATTGAGTTTGATCAAGTTGACAGAGAAAACAGCTG GGATGATCAAATCATATTTAATGGGCTATTATACTATATTGGATACCTGAGGATGGAACAAGTTCATCACTTGCCTCTATGGCGAACTGATGGGTTGATTATAACTGCATTGATCCATATTGGTCCTGTTGAGTTTATCTATTATTGGTTTCATAGAGCTCTGCATCACCATTTTCTCTATTCGCGTTATCATTCTCATCACCACTCCTCTATTGTTACTCAACCTAACAGTG CATTTATTCATCCGTTTGCTGAGGTTGCATCATATTATACCATCTTTGCTGTTCCTGTAATTGCAACGGAATTCACTGGGACTACTTCTGTAGCTTCAATTACTCTTTATGTTATCTTTACTGATTTCATGAACAACTTGGGCCATTGTAACTTTGAGGTTATTCCAAAGTGGATGTTCTCTCTGTTTCCACCTCTCAAGTACTTGATATATACGCCCTC GTACCACTCACTACATCACACTCAATTCAGAACAAATTATTCTCTTTTCATGCCAATATATGACTATATTTTTGGTACAATGGACAAGTCGAGTGACACATTGTATGAAAAGTCACTTGAGAAAAATGCTGAAGTGCCTGATGTTGTTCACCTTACACATCTAACAACCCTACAATCCATCTATCATCTCCGTCTAGGATTTTCATCTTTGGCCTCGAAGCCTCACATGACTAGCTCTAAGTGGTATTTGTGGTTAATGTGGCCTGTCACACTATGGTCAATAGTGATTACATGGATTTATAGTCACACGTTTGTTATCGAGAGGAATTTGTTTAAGGATCTCAAATTACAAACTTGGGCTATTCCAAAGTTTCGCAAACaa taCTTTATTCAATGGCAAAGAAAGAGTATTAATAATTTGATCAAAGAAGCCATCATGGAAGCAGATCAGAAAGGCGTAAAGGTTTTGAGCCTCGGACTCTTAAATCAG GAAGAGAAGTTGAATAACAATGGTGAAATTTACATAAGGAAGCATCCTGAGCTGAAAGTTAAAGTGGTAGATGGAAGTAGCCTAGTTGTTGCTGTGGTTCTCAACTCCATTCCTAAAGGAACTTCCCAAGTGGTACTACAAGCTCGTCGTTTGTCCAAAGTTGCTAACGCTATTGCCCTTGCCTTGTGTCAACGAGGAATTCAG GTTGTCACGTTAGACGAAGAAGAGTACAAGGGACTTAAAGCAAGGTTTACCCCCGAGGCTGCAGCTAATTTGGTCTTGTCGAAAAGTACTTGTGTTTCAAAG ACATGGCTAGTAGATGATGGATTGAGTGAAGATGAGCAATTGAAAGCACCGAAAGGAACATTATTTATTCCTTATTCACCATTTCCACCAAAGAAAGTTCGCGAGGATTGCTTCTACTTCAGCACACCAGCCATGATTTGTCCAAAACATCTTCAAAATGTAGACTCTTGTGAG AACTGGCTGCCAAGAAGAGTGATGAGTGCATCGAGAATAGCTGGAATTTTGCACGCGTCTGAAGGTTGGAACGAGCACGAGTGTGGTGACATGATGTTTGATGTTGACAAAGTATGGAAAGCTAGTCTTGTTCATGGTTTTTCACCATTTACCATGTCTTCTGCTATTGAAGCCAAGATCTAG